Proteins found in one Planococcus citri chromosome 2, ihPlaCitr1.1, whole genome shotgun sequence genomic segment:
- the LOC135834691 gene encoding uncharacterized protein LOC135834691 isoform X2, with product MAQVKYFCHRYSLKSGSFFILILNLILGITFLVAEIISLKGNFTFASVTVLVFVLLGIVSCVIGLVGIYMKIANLLAPTLCLEIIYVIVSGVAFIIFLFSGKFSVSELLDDFASQHYGVFVILFLMGLGLSIYFLIVLYSYYMKELKEGTPARRSDTES from the exons aTGGCTCAAGTCAAGTATTTTTGTCATCGATATTCTTTGAAATCTGGCTCTTTCTTTATTTTGATTCTAAACTTG ATTCTTGGGATCACTTTTCTTGTCGCTGAAATTATATCGTtaaaag gaaACTTTACGTTCGCTTCAGTAACAGTATTAGTATTTGTACTACTTGGAATAGTTTCATGTGTAATAGGACTTGTGGGAATTTACATG AAAATAGCAAACCTTCTGGCTCCTACTCTTTGCCTGGAAATCATCTACGTCATCGTATCAGGCGTTGCGTTCATAATCTTCCTTTTCTCGGGTAAATTTTCTGTATCGGAGCTGCTCGATGATTTTGCGAGTCAACATTATGGTGTCTTTGTAATTCTGTTTCTTATGGGTCTGG GACTTTCTATCTATTTTTTGATCGTATTGTACAGTTACTATATGAAAGAATTGAAGGAAGGTACCCCTGCAAGAAGATCTGATACTGAATCGTAA
- the LOC135834691 gene encoding uncharacterized protein LOC135834691 isoform X1, with amino-acid sequence MFASLHEMIILDTCFFGCSLKKCTFVYLIAYLIVSTYRFAKGLLRLSEFPAWISFTLQSRHVIWSSFLFSAIHEIYTTDKVSYLAPCLWCQAIDLAETIIDYFGFIFTKRVIIPSFGNSNRTFDHNYLQLVIVFPFLVAPFVYLWIVVYSCYHKGFLPEETPFSEDLKPAITTTSNYNMKSHYHVPYSLAY; translated from the exons ATGTTTGCTTCTTTGCACGAGATGATCATTCTGGATACGTGTTTTTTCGGATGTTCTTTGAAAAAGTGTACGTTTGTGTATTTAATTGCATATTTG aTCGTTTCCACGTACCGTTTTGCTAAAGGATTACTAAGACTATCTG AATTTCCTGCTTGGATTTCGTTTACACTTCAATCGAGACACGTTATTTGgtcaagttttttgttttcagcaATTCATGAAATTTATACGACA GATAAAGTGTCGTATTTAGCTCCATGTTTATGGTGTCAAGCTATCGATCTGGCTGAGAcgataatcgattattttgGATTCATTTTCACCAAGAGAGTAATAATACCgagttttggaaattccaacAGAACGTTTGACCATAATTACCTTCAGCTTGTCATCGTTTTTCCTTTTCTCGTtg CTCCTTTTGTGTATTTATGGATAGTAGTTTATAGTTGTTATCACAAAGGATTTTTGCCGGAAGAAACTCCATTTTCAGAAGACTTGAAACCTGCAATTACGACAACGAGTAATTATAATATGAAAAGTCATTATCACGTGCCATATTCGTTGgcttattga
- the LOC135834692 gene encoding uncharacterized protein LOC135834692, with translation MTKKLVCGVFSYKIVSIALLSYPVLSIIGSLLSKFTKAEDSFEVQTIDIMVAFHFLYICISGLIGIQKKKPSLLKPVLWTILFFIVAVLALCIHYIVVEFDFKSGRFSSRDVSIEFQEVLMAELELLYIGHIISSYYWDLLGEYQLPIMDLDIFV, from the exons atgacaaaaaaattggtatgtGGTGTGTTCTCGTATAAAATCGTCTCCATAGCATTGCTGAGTTATCCTGTG ctgaGTATTATTGGCTCCTTGCTCTCAAAGTTCACCAAAGCAG aagaCTCTTTTGAGGTTCAAACGATTGACATTATGGTAGCCTTCCATTTTTTATATATTTGCATCAGCGGACTGATTGGCATTCAAAAG aaaaaaccaTCTCTTTTGAAGCCGGTCTTATGGACAATATTGTTTTTTATTGTTGCTGTGTTGGCTCTTTGCATTCATTATATCGTGGTAGAGTTTGACTTTAAGAGTGGCCGATTCAGTAGCCGTGACGTCAGCATAGAATTCCAAGAAGTTTTGATGGCTG AACTCGAGCTTCTTTACATTGGACATATCATTTCATCTTATTACTGGGACCTCCTTGGTGAATATCAGCTACCCATAATGGACTTGGACATATTCGTCTAG
- the LOC135834693 gene encoding uncharacterized protein LOC135834693 yields the protein MLIILLLLIFVLTIKTEKLFSYKTVSIAFLSFPVLSFIDGFISKFIETEGSFEVKTTDLIALFLVCTCICGLIGIEKKKEFLLSPVLLVILILIVGALTTCIHHIVEDFDFKNAQFKSRDVSVQFQYAVIVEFLLIYAGHVILVHYWDLLDEYQPPKSTQTSKSNPSSEALIINVSETISV from the exons ATGTTAATAATTTTGTTGCTGTTGATATTTGTTTTGACGATCAAGACAGAAAAATTGTTCTCGTATAAAACAGTCTCCATAGCATTTCTGAGTTTTCCTGTG ctgaGTTTTATTGACGGGTTCATCTCTAAATTCATCGAAACAG agggCTCTTTTGAGGTTAAAACTACTGACTTGATAGCCTTATTTTTGGTATGTACTTGCATCTGCGGACTGATTGGCATTGAAAAA aaaaaagaaTTTCTTCTTAGCCCAGTATTGTTGGTAATACTGATATTAATTGTTGGTGCGTTGACTACTTGCATTCATCATATCGTGGAAGACTTTGATTTTAAGAATGCCCAGTTCAAGAGCCGTGACGTCAGCGTTCAATTCCAGTATGCTGTGATTGTTG aattctTGTTAATTTACGCTGGACATGTCATTTTAGTTCATTACTGGGACCTGCTTGATGAATATCAGCCACCCAAATCGACCCAAACGTCTAAATCGAATCCATCGTCTGAAGCACTGATAATTAATGTTTCAGAAACAATCAGCGTTTAA
- the LOC135833608 gene encoding uncharacterized protein LOC135833608 codes for MDILSCLLFILIFKMMIITKKLVCLVFSNRTLSIVLLSFPVLSLIQAFISKCIEAENSFKIQTDEFILFFIACTCISGLIGVELKKPSLMKPVLLAMWILFAAVLTAAVMCIVDHFDFEKVEFSSRDVSIQFQRALLIGLLLYHAGHIILFHYWDLLAEYQPPKSTQTSISMISFEELSYELRVTTITVV; via the exons ATGGACATATTAAGTTGCTTGCTgtttatacttatttttaagATGAtgattatcacaaaaaaattggtatgtCTTGTGTTCTCGAATAGAACACTCTCCATAGTATTGCTGAGTTTTCCTGTG ctgagtTTAATCCAAGCCTTCATCTCAAAATGCATCGAAGCAG agaaCTCTTTTAAGATTCAAACGGATGAATTTATACTCTTTTTTATTGCATGCACTTGCATCAGCGGACTGATTGGAGTAGAACTG aaaaaaccaTCTCTTATGAAGCCGGTCTTATTAGCAATGTGGATATTATTTGCTGCTGTGCTCACTGCGGCCGTTATGTGCATCGTAGATCATTTTGACTTCGAGAAAGTTGAATTCAGTAGCCGTGACGTCAGCATACAATTCCAACGTGCTTTGCTTAttg gactCTTGTTATATCACGCTGGACATATAATTCTATTTCATTACTGGGACCTGCTTGCTGAATATCAGCCACCCAAATCGACACAAACATCTATATCGATGATATCGTTTGAAGAACTGTCATACGAATTACGAGTCACGACGATCACGGTTGTGTGA
- the LOC135834695 gene encoding uncharacterized protein LOC135834695 encodes MSIILLLLIIVLMMIKTNKLVCGVFSYKTASIAVLSCPVLSFIQSFISKYIEAENSFEFQTADFIGFFFVCIGISGLIGIEKEKPSLMKPFLLTMWVLIATAFTVAIMCIIDHFDFKKGEFSPSDSKKFQYALIIGLTTLYGGQILLTHYVNLLGEDQPFKSTKASESKPPSKALINNV; translated from the exons ATGAGTATAATTTTGTTACTTCTCATAATTGTCTTAATGATGATTAAGACAAACAAATTGGTATGTGGTGTGTTCTCATATAAAACAGCCTCCATAGCAGTGCTGAGTTGTCCTGTG ctgagtTTCATTCAATCcttcatttcaaaatacatcGAAGCTG agaaCTCTTTTGAGTTTCAAACGGCTGACTTTATAGGCTTCTTTTTTGTATGTATTGGCATCAGCGGACTGATTGGCATTGAAAAG gAAAAGCCATCTCTTATGAAGCCGTTCTTATTGACAATGTGGGTATTAATTGCTACTGCGTTCACTGTGGCCATTATGTGCATCATAGATCATTTTGACTTCAAGAAAGGTGAATTCAGCCCTAGCGACagcaaaaaattccagtatgctttaattattg gactCACGACACTTTACGGTGGACAAATACTCTTAACTCATTACGTGAACCTGCTTGGTGAAGATCAGCCATTCAAATCGACAAAAGCATCCGAATCAAAGCCACCGTCTAAAGCACTAATAAAtaatgtttga
- the LOC135834694 gene encoding uncharacterized protein LOC135834694, giving the protein MDTSLLIFIFGFMLILLVYQIGEKKLICGVFSCKTASIILISFPVLSFIQAFISKYIEAENSFEVHTNDFLILVFVCTCISGLFGIELKKEFLIIPFSIAIMLIIVASLASCILNIVFYFDFNKGQFRSHSASVEFRYAVIIELVSLSTFFIISTFLTQFGDEQPSVSKPTSKSKPSSEAPTINV; this is encoded by the exons ATGGACACgagtttgttaatttttatatttggttttaTGCTGATTCTCCTGGTTTACCAgattggcgaaaaaaaattaatatgtgGTGTGTTTTCATGTAAAACAGCCTCCATAATACTGATAAGTTTTCCTGTG ctgagtTTTATTCAAGCCTTCATCTCAAAATACATCGAAGCAG agaaCTCTTTCGAGGTTCACACGAATGACTTTTTAATCCTtgtttttgtatgtacttgcaTCAGTGGACTGTTTGGAATTGAACTG aaaaaagaatTTCTTATTATTCCGTTCTCGATTGCAATAATGCTAATAATTGTCGCTTCGTTGGCTTCTTGCATTCTGAATatcgtattttattttgatttcaacaaagGTCAATTCAGGAGCCATTCTGCCAGCGTAGAATTCCGGTATGCTGTGATTATTG aactCGTGTCACTTTccacttttttcataatttcaacttttctgaCCCAGTTTGGTGACGAGCAGCCATCCGTATCGAAACCAACATCCAAATCGAAGCCATCGTCTGAGGCACCAACCATTAATGTTTGA